CATAATTAATTTATATTTTATTATAATAATTTGGTTTAGATTATGCTTCATGTACCTTTAAATATACATGAAACATAATATCTAAACCAACTTTTAAATTGCTTTAATTTTAATTACTTTTTAACAGCATTAACACCTTGTGCCCATTTTGAATTTAGTTCTGACATATATTGATCAAATGTCTCATTACTTACACCTAATCCAATCTCTATGATTTTCTTTATCCACTTGCCATCATTTAAATTAATCAAAGAAGTTTTCTGAACTGTATCTAAATCTTGTGCTTGTTTTGTTGTACCAGGTTTTGCTTCGACTAATTCAATATCTGTCGCACCATTTAAATAGTCAGGCAGTTTTGCACCTACAATAGGTGAAAACATGTTAGAATCTTGTGGATATTTTGTTATGAAAAATTTCAAAAATTCTTTCGCCAATGCTATATTTTTGCTGTGAACATTTACGCCCATACCATAATCAGGTCCTACTTGAACTATTGCTTTACCATCATGGCGAACTGGAACAGGCATAAACTTTATATCATCAGGTGTCTTTGATTTTGCTTGAATCTGTCCAATTGCCCAACTGCCTAAGCACATAACAGCAATCTTACCATCAGCCATAGCTTGCTTAGACCATTCCCAATCAGATGTCATAGGATCTTGTTCTACTAATTTATTCTTTACTGCTTCATAGAGAAGATCTAATGAAGTATACGTTGCAGTACCTTTTGTAAATTCATTTGGATTATAAATCATTTTATTCATATAATCCGGATCACCAGATATACCGATCTGCAACGCATTTGAGAAGTTTGTCAAAGCCCATTCAGATGTATAATTTGTATAATATGGGATAGCATCTGTCTTTTCCTTTATTGCCTTTAGCATGTTGATGTATTCATCAGGTGTTGTTGGAAGGCTTGTTACACCGGCATCTTTTAAAACCTTTGCATTGTATACAAAACCTGTCGCATTCGCACCTGTAGGAATGCCATAAATTGTACCATCTACATCAAAATTGTCAAGATAATTATAAGTTTTTGACAGCTCATCTCTTGTCCCAAGAGGCGCAAAAAAGTCTTTATATTTATCCTTAGTTATATTAGCAGGTATCATCAAAACATCGCCATAATTACCTGTAGACATTCTTGTAGAAATTGCATTTTGATAATCATTTAGATTCTCAAACTTTATTGTAGTCCCAGGATGCAATTTTTCGAACTCATCAGCATATTTGTTAAATGTATCTGTCATATCAGTCCTGTGTGTCAATACAGTAATAGTCCCTTTTAGCTCATTACTTGAACTGCTTGTCTTATTGCTATTGCTATTGCTGTTATTGCTTGAATTGCCACATCCTGCTAGTGAAGTAGATATTACAGCGGTAGCCAGTAGCAGTGACAACACTTTTTTTGCTTTCATAGCCGTTCCTCCCACCAAATTTTATTTTTAGATTGGATTTGAACATAATCAAATGTTTACATAAAATATTTTCTCAATCCTCCTTTGCTTAATAAAATTTTATAAAAAGGTTTATATCACCTTTTATACAAATTTTTAAATACATAAAACAAAAATATTAAATATATTTTTTTAATGTCTTTTTAAAAGTAACACAAAAATTGTAATATTATTCAAACCAATCGCTCTTACAATTTACAACATTATACCCAATCAACTATTATAAGCTTAAAAATCACATATTATTCACTTTATTGCTTCACATAATTGTCTCTTTTCTTTAATATTGTAAAGTTACTTCATATTTAATTATCACTATATCGATGCAATTTGGACTTAATTTTTAACCTTAATTAAAGTATAAAATAACTATAGCAAAATGTCAATACGAAATCATTATTTTCATTTATTTACATGTATTCTTAATTCTTAACGTATACAATTAGCTGCTAAAATTATTTAACCGTTACTTTAGTTTTATTTATAGTTATAAATTTTATTTTATAATCTAATTTTATATGTCTTGTGTTGTGATTTTTATAGAAGTAATGTTTGAATAATTGTAAATAAAGGAGGATTAGTTGCGTAACCCTCCTTTTAATTCATAAGCTTTTAATTTGATATTACAACATTATCCAAATAAACATTGCTGTTTCCAGTTTGTCCACTATCAGGTACAATCTTCACGCCTATTGACTGCACATTTTCAAGGTTATTTATCTTTGATGGATCTAGATCAATTGATAGAGTTGTAAATCCACCACTGTTAATTGGCTGCCAACCACTATCATACCATGTCCAGTTAGATCCTGTTTTTATATAAAGTGCTGCAGTCGCAGTACCATTTGATAATTTAACATCAATACTTATCTTTTTAACTGCAGATAAATCAATTGCCTGAACCTTATCAATTTCAAAACCATCTGTCTTGCTTAAATCAAAATTAGATGTAAGTGAATGTGTGCCACTACTTGCAAAATCAGTTGTAATACCTGTTGCTGTCGCATTTGCATTATTTTGATCAACAGTCCAGCCATCTGTTCCATCCTCAAAATCATACAACACACCAGGCTGAGCAGGAGTACTGTTAGTTCCAGAACCACCATTAGGTACTCCGCCGGTACCATCATTTATAGCTCGTATGCCATCAAAGTAAAGCGTTCCACTTTTGAGACCTCCAGCATCATTAATGTATATAGAAAACTCTTGAACATTTTTAAGATCTTCTTTTGTTATGACTTTACCTTGATCCTGTATGTCCCATGGTGCAACCGTAAAACTGTTAAATCCAATTTCTTCCCAACGCGGTGTACTATCTGAAAGAGACGGATATGCCTCGTAATAAATTCCATTTACTTTTATTTGAATTACTAATTTCTGATTGCTTCCATCTGGCACTAGATAAAACTTCAATTTATTATATCCCGACCAATCAACACCACCTAAAGTCTTTGTAACTCCTGCATATCCAGAGCTACCCAACTTATAATCGACTTTCATAGCATACATACCATCTGCTGCATTATCGGTAGTAAGCGAAACTGAAATATCATCTCCCGATGCCTTAATCCATTTCGACTGCAATGCAGCATCATTTCCCTGATATGATTCAAAATCATCGACCAAAGATGGATCAATAGGCATTTCTACAAATGCATTTATCAATTGAATATTGTCAACATATATTTCTCCTGCACCATCAAAGTTTAATCCATTTCCTACTACTGATATAGCAAGCCCTTTAGCCGATGATACCTTTGAACTGTCTAAATCAATTGTAACCGGGAAATAAGCATATTGTATGCCATCAATACTTTCTGTCCTCAAATCTGTAATTTTCTTCTCCGTAGTAGTCATTCCATATTTCGTATCCCAATCGTCTGGCAACATTGCAATCCCACGCACAGTTGCATCAGGATTAGCACTTGCTGCTGCTACTGGAATCAAGACATCAAATTTAACACGATTCACATATGGCAATACATCATCTATATTAGTCAATTGCAATTTCAATTCTTGCCATGAATCTGCATAAGTCATCCCAGTAACAGTCATTTCGAGTTTTCCATCACCAGCTAATGCTGCATGTCCTATATTCAAACTCATAGATACAGGATAAGTACCATTATTTTGAATGCCTTCTATATTTGTATCAAAAGTATAATCTTTAACCAATATCTCAGGAACTTTTACAAAAACATTGACAGACTGTTCAAATTCGATACTACCACCATTATATGCGATA
The nucleotide sequence above comes from Thermoanaerobacterium sp. CMT5567-10. Encoded proteins:
- a CDS encoding ABC transporter substrate-binding protein produces the protein MKAKKVLSLLLATAVISTSLAGCGNSSNNSNSNSNKTSSSSNELKGTITVLTHRTDMTDTFNKYADEFEKLHPGTTIKFENLNDYQNAISTRMSTGNYGDVLMIPANITKDKYKDFFAPLGTRDELSKTYNYLDNFDVDGTIYGIPTGANATGFVYNAKVLKDAGVTSLPTTPDEYINMLKAIKEKTDAIPYYTNYTSEWALTNFSNALQIGISGDPDYMNKMIYNPNEFTKGTATYTSLDLLYEAVKNKLVEQDPMTSDWEWSKQAMADGKIAVMCLGSWAIGQIQAKSKTPDDIKFMPVPVRHDGKAIVQVGPDYGMGVNVHSKNIALAKEFLKFFITKYPQDSNMFSPIVGAKLPDYLNGATDIELVEAKPGTTKQAQDLDTVQKTSLINLNDGKWIKKIIEIGLGVSNETFDQYMSELNSKWAQGVNAVKK